CCTAATGTCAACTCACATAACAAGTGAAGAACTCAATGAATTAAGTTACCTCCCTAAGAATAAAGCAATCAAGTGGGACTATAGGTTACATGCTAACTTAAACATGTTCTACAGAAATTCCTTATCTGAGAAACTTAGCTCACTTGCTATCTCTTTTCTTTAGAGGATTAGAATAACAAGAGTGCAATTTGCATAAAAATGTACTATGTTTCAAATCTTCCCAAAGACAACAAAAAGAGAAACCAGAGTGTAAAACATACAAGTATAAAGCATGTCATGAACAAACTTATCATGATTCTTATGAGTAGGGAAAGGATCGTGTAAAAGAAATTTATACCACTGCCGCAACTCGTCAGGTCTAGGTGATTTTTGTGTCTCTAGATGACCGTGTAGAATATATTCTTCTCCTTTAACTAATAGACAAACCCATATATATCAGGTGATAAAGCCTCTTGCAATAATCAAGGTATCCAACATGAGAGAAAGAAGAAGACAATGCTATACATTAGAGAAATTATCTCCACTATGATAATCCAAATAAATATGGACTAAAAAGTTAGGGTAGAAAGTATACCAAAAAAATTCATGATAAACAATACTTAAGGGCTTCTTCTTTTATCTCTTTTGTGTCAGGCCTAAAATACTTGACAATATCAAGATAAAAAGTATCGACCCATCTTTGATTCTACTGGTTACAGGATGATCCAACCTCTTGGACATGCATGGAAAAAGGCAAACATTTACACCTTCTATcctttgaaataaaagaataacCTGGAATCAACATGTAAGGCAATCACACACGATTCAATGAATATCAGAGATGAAAACACTACCCTAGTAGAGAACCGGAAAGAAGTGTGTCACACTTAAACACCTTAAAACCTTAAAAGCATGATAAAAGTACATGAATAACACAAATTATCCTTCAAGATTAGCAAATTCTCAAAACTAACAAGAATTTCTAAATACAGTATGCCACATGAAGGGAATTGTACTCTTATACAACATATAATTCAGATGCAATGCGGTCGACTTAAGTTGCTACTGCACAGACAACAAAAATATTACAACGAATGTATTTTTGACCCCTTTTTTAATACCGAAAGTAGACCCTTTTTTGGATCATTTTTATAGCGGAATTGGacccggttttttttttttttggtagacTATAAGAATTTTTATTCGTACCCCCATTTCTCAAATCCTGCCACTATGTCGAAAAATAGAAATATCACACTTATTAGGGAACGCTATTTGTGGAAATAGGACACTTATTCAGGAACGAAGGGAATACTTGTTAAACcaacaaatttttattttggagaGGGAGGGGACCCTTACAAGAGGGATTGCAGGGTGCGCATAAACTCCTCCTGGTGCGTAAATTGCATCATAAGGTGCCCCATATGGCGGTACCATAGGGCATAGGCTGGAAAATAGAAACATTTATGTCAAAATATAAGGAAGAGAAGGAGGGGAAAAGGATAAAAAACAATTACAGACTACTGAATTACGGAATGATGCAAGGTGAATACACTTCATTACATATTTACATATGCTTATGATAGTTACCTGAGGAGGTCCCCACATATAAGGGGGAGGTGGGTGTTCAGGTGCAACAGCTGAGTTGAAATATGGTGGCACAGCAACTCTAGGGCCATAATATGCCTAAAGAAATCAGCAaacatttttaataaaaaattttcACTGTAAAAACAACATAAAGTTTAATTTTAGAACAAGTGCATTCAGGATATAGTTTTACAATGGAACTCAGCTTTCATCCATACAACAACTAACCTGGATGGCCGCCCAGTCAGGATACATATGAACGACATTGTGCTCCTGCGAAAACACAATAtagcccaatcatcaaacatgaatgtCTAAGTTTTGGTCAATTAAAGACGGACAAACTAATTGCAACTTTTGTCAATTCTTTTCATATTCCTGAAAACTtccatgaaaagaaaatacgaaACAAGATAGGGAAAAGATCATTCATCAGAAATTGTATGAACCCTGAATTCTCATCTTACAGTTGCAGGTGGAGATGTTTTTTCTGACTTAGGAGACATCACGTCATCACTGCTTCCCATAATTACTCACCAAAGCTAAATTTCCAGCCTAATTATCCGTCACAGAAGCTGATTATCTGAACCAAGTAAATTAATCAGTACCAAAGTTTTATCCATGAGTCCacaaacactacaagaaagcgCCGATT
This sequence is a window from Spinacia oleracea cultivar Varoflay chromosome 1, BTI_SOV_V1, whole genome shotgun sequence. Protein-coding genes within it:
- the LOC110804395 gene encoding common plant regulatory factor 1-like, which encodes MGSSDDVMSPKSEKTSPPATEHNVVHMYPDWAAIQAYYGPRVAVPPYFNSAVAPEHPPPPYMWGPPQPMPYGTAIWGTL